A window from Burkholderiales bacterium encodes these proteins:
- the ttcA gene encoding tRNA 2-thiocytidine biosynthesis protein TtcA, with amino-acid sequence MGADTRKQDFEANKRAKRLRRLVGQAIHDYRMIEAGDHVMVCLSGGKDSYTLLDVLLALQEKAPVPFRLTAVNLDQKQPGFPEHVLPEYLTARGVSYRIERQDTYSVVKRVIPEGRTLCSLCSRLRRGILYRVASEIGATKIALGHHRDDILETLFLNLFYGGKLKAMPPKLASDDGRHVVIRPLAYCREGDIAAYAQERRFPIIPCNLCGSQPNLKRQAVKEMLREWEKRFPGRIESLFRSLQNVVPSHLADPRLYDFANLRPPGSPQPEGDRAFDPEEFPQPAFAED; translated from the coding sequence ATGGGCGCGGACACGCGAAAACAGGATTTCGAGGCGAACAAGCGGGCCAAGCGCCTGCGCCGTCTGGTGGGGCAGGCGATCCACGACTACCGGATGATCGAAGCCGGCGATCACGTGATGGTCTGCCTCTCGGGAGGCAAGGACAGCTACACCTTGCTGGATGTCCTGCTGGCCCTCCAGGAGAAGGCCCCGGTCCCCTTCCGGCTCACCGCGGTTAACCTGGACCAGAAGCAGCCCGGTTTCCCCGAGCACGTGCTGCCGGAATATCTGACGGCTCGCGGCGTTTCCTACCGCATCGAGCGCCAGGATACCTATAGCGTGGTCAAGCGGGTCATCCCCGAGGGCAGGACCCTGTGCTCCCTCTGCTCCCGGTTGCGCCGCGGCATCCTGTACCGGGTCGCCTCGGAGATCGGCGCCACCAAGATCGCCCTGGGCCACCACCGGGACGACATCCTGGAGACCCTCTTCCTCAACCTGTTCTACGGGGGCAAGCTCAAGGCTATGCCGCCCAAGCTCGCGTCCGACGACGGCCGGCACGTGGTGATCCGGCCTCTCGCCTACTGCCGCGAGGGGGACATCGCCGCGTACGCGCAAGAGCGGCGCTTCCCCATCATCCCCTGCAACCTGTGCGGCTCCCAGCCCAACCTGAAGCGGCAGGCGGTGAAGGAGATGCTGCGGGAGTGGGAAAAGCGCTTTCCGGGGCGGATCGAAAGCCTGTTCCGCAGCCTGCAGAACGTGGTGCCCTCCCACCTCGCCGACCCGCGGCTTTACGACTTCGCCAACTTGAGGCCGCCCGGCTCGCCCCAGCCCGAGGGCGACCGAGCCTTCGACCCCGAGGAATTTCCCCAGCCCGCGTTCGCGGAGGACTGA